In Monodelphis domestica isolate mMonDom1 chromosome 4, mMonDom1.pri, whole genome shotgun sequence, one DNA window encodes the following:
- the LOC100019185 gene encoding LOW QUALITY PROTEIN: NFU1 iron-sulfur cluster scaffold homolog, mitochondrial-like (The sequence of the model RefSeq protein was modified relative to this genomic sequence to represent the inferred CDS: inserted 1 base in 1 codon) produces the protein MAAGRLALGTAAALAGLHRRFCNIKLNTNDIRKQSLHQYVQRQFLPPFTALYNAVRCMFIQTQDTPNPNSLKFIPGNXVLGSQTMDFPTPATAFRSPLARQLFRIEGVKSVFLGPDFITVTKESEDLDWNLLKPDIYATIMDFFASGLPILTEETPSSETATEEDDEVVTMIKELLDMRKRPTVQEDGGDVIYKGFEDGILQLKLQGSCTSCPSSIITLKNGIQNMLQFYIPEVEGVEQVVDDELEEKDANSP, from the exons ATGGCCGCAGGTCGGCTGGCTTTGGGAACAGCTGCAGCTTTGGCTGGGCTGCACCGGCGATTTTGTAACATAAAGCTAAATACGAACGACATTAGGAAGCAATCTCTGCATCAATATGTACAAAGACAGTTTCTGCCTCCATTCACAGCATTATATAACGCAGTGCGATGCATGTTTATTCAAACACAGGATACCCCCAACCCGAACAGTTTGAAGTTTATTCCAGGAA CAGTGCTTGGATCACAGACCATGGATTTTCCTACACCAGCTACAGCATTCCGCTCCCCTTTGGCTAGGCAATTATTCAGGATTGAAGGGGTGAAAAGTGTCTTCTTAGGACCAGATTTCATCACAGTCACAAAGGAAAGTGAAGATTTAGATTGGAACTTACTGAAACCAGATATTTATGCAACAATAATGGATTTCTTTGCATCTGGTTTACCCATACTTACTGAAGAAACACCTTCCTCAGAAACAGCAACTGAAGAGGATGATGAAGTTGTAACAATGATTAAAGAACTGTTGGATATGAGGAAAAGGCCAACTGTGCAGGAGGATGGGGGTGACGTGATCTACAAAGGCTTTGAAGATGGCATTCTGCAGCTGAAACTGCAGGGTTCCTGTACCAGCTGCCCAAGCTCTATCATCACTTTGAAAAATGGAATCCAAAACATGCTTCAGTTTTATATTCCAGAAGTAGAAGGTGTGGAGCAGGTTGTGGATGATGAACTAGAAGAGAAAGATGCAAACTCACCTTGA